A genomic window from Microvirga sp. TS319 includes:
- a CDS encoding class I tRNA ligase family protein — MSHSAQCPSPSEAAKRLGVSEGSPTDTDFTFDRFGRDVNNDLADTFGNLVNRTLAFVASRFQGTVPEGGAPSEPERRLERELEQHLSALRRYHASCSLRKAADEVRAIWRLANGYLAAQTPWVTFRSDPERCRVAVRTAINLVGICATIAWPFVPNAAETVLRALGRPPGVPAWPAAGAAALRLSGTGRTIQAPPPLFRKLTQDWADEQRNRFGGGDKDR, encoded by the coding sequence GTGAGCCATTCCGCCCAATGTCCCAGTCCATCCGAAGCTGCCAAGCGGCTCGGCGTCTCCGAAGGCTCCCCTACCGACACGGACTTCACCTTCGACCGCTTCGGGCGAGACGTGAACAATGATCTCGCCGATACGTTCGGCAATCTGGTCAACCGGACGCTTGCCTTCGTCGCCTCGCGCTTCCAGGGGACGGTGCCCGAGGGGGGAGCCCCGTCTGAACCGGAGCGCCGGTTGGAGCGGGAGTTGGAGCAGCATCTCAGTGCTCTCAGGCGCTACCACGCAAGCTGCTCCTTGCGAAAGGCGGCGGACGAGGTCCGGGCGATCTGGCGGCTTGCAAACGGCTATCTTGCGGCTCAGACACCGTGGGTGACGTTCCGCAGCGACCCCGAGCGGTGCCGGGTCGCGGTGAGGACGGCCATCAACCTCGTCGGGATCTGTGCGACCATCGCCTGGCCATTCGTTCCGAACGCGGCCGAGACGGTTCTGCGAGCCTTGGGCCGTCCACCAGGTGTTCCCGCTTGGCCAGCGGCAGGTGCCGCTGCACTGCGTCTTAGTGGGACAGGACGCACGATTCAGGCGCCGCCGCCCCTCTTCCGGAAGCTCACGCAGGACTGGGCTGACGAGCAGCGGAACAGGTTCGGCGGAGGCGATAAGGATAGGTGA
- a CDS encoding LysE family translocator — protein MTMTAMFAYAAALLVDVATPGPAMFGVVSTGLARGTSAAVAVGLGIALGDILLVSVALLGLVALTATFGWVFAFVKYAGAAYLIWIGITMWRSKPEPMDGRPTGSRRTFWNIGLGATMALGNPMGILFHASLMPLLLDLGSLTILDAGVVLGIVFTVNTMTMGFYGLLSGRASSWFRPQGRVRWMNRIAGSAMVGVGAVIASR, from the coding sequence ATGACCATGACAGCGATGTTCGCGTATGCCGCGGCCCTCCTCGTCGACGTTGCGACGCCGGGACCCGCCATGTTCGGGGTCGTCTCCACGGGTCTGGCCCGAGGAACATCCGCCGCGGTCGCTGTCGGGCTCGGGATCGCCCTCGGCGACATCCTGCTGGTCAGCGTGGCTCTTCTGGGGCTGGTCGCCCTCACCGCCACGTTCGGGTGGGTGTTCGCATTCGTGAAGTATGCCGGTGCCGCCTACCTGATCTGGATCGGCATCACGATGTGGCGGTCCAAGCCAGAGCCCATGGACGGAAGGCCGACCGGGTCCCGTCGCACGTTCTGGAACATAGGGCTCGGGGCCACGATGGCGCTGGGCAATCCGATGGGGATTCTCTTTCATGCCAGCCTGATGCCGCTGTTGCTGGATCTCGGCTCGCTGACGATCCTCGACGCAGGGGTCGTTCTCGGCATTGTCTTCACGGTCAATACGATGACGATGGGGTTCTACGGCCTCCTTTCGGGGCGGGCCTCCTCCTGGTTCCGGCCGCAAGGCCGGGTGCGGTGGATGAACCGCATTGCCGGCAGCGCGATGGTCGGTGTCGGGGCCGTTATCGCGTCCCGGTGA
- a CDS encoding MFS transporter, whose translation MEHQPSALSPFRHHIFRAVWFASLASNFGSLIESVGAAWLMTSLGASAAMIALVQASTTLPIMLFSLAAGAIADNFDRRKLMLTAQVFLLVVSIGLTLCAYFGLVTPWLLLLFTFLIGCGTALNGPAWQSLVGEMVPRSDLPGAIVLNSMGYNIARSVGPAIGGAIVAAAGAFGAFAVNAVSYVGLIAVLARWRPETPPRVLPPESLGTAMAAGLRYVAMSPSISLVLVRGAMFGLAAIAVQALMPLIARDLVHGGPLTFGLLLGAFGAGAVCGALLAARLRRSLSIEAIVRVGFIGFAVCVIGAGLSSSAVLTMVAMVFGGASWVVSLSSFNVTVQLSAPRWVVGRALALYQMATFGGMACGSWIWGMLAERYGVSEALWIAGGVLIAGAAFGLRYALPELKSLNLDPLSRWKEPAVALDIRPRSGPIVVTIEYLIREQDVADFLAVMALRRRVRRRDGARHWTLLRDLENPKLWLERYHTPTWLEYVRHNQRRTQADAAIGERLLALHQGPEVPRVHRMIERPTGWLTPDAASSVRDTAGPLADTAGPS comes from the coding sequence TTGGAACACCAGCCGTCTGCGCTGTCACCATTCCGGCATCACATCTTTCGGGCAGTGTGGTTTGCCAGTCTTGCGTCGAATTTCGGCAGTTTGATCGAGTCGGTCGGCGCTGCCTGGCTGATGACCTCCCTCGGGGCGTCGGCGGCCATGATCGCCCTGGTGCAGGCATCCACCACATTGCCGATTATGCTGTTCTCCCTGGCAGCCGGCGCCATTGCCGACAATTTCGACCGGCGCAAGCTCATGCTCACGGCCCAGGTTTTCCTGCTGGTCGTCTCGATCGGCCTCACCCTCTGTGCCTATTTCGGCCTCGTGACACCTTGGCTCCTGCTCCTCTTCACCTTTCTGATCGGCTGTGGCACCGCCTTGAACGGTCCGGCATGGCAATCCCTGGTCGGGGAGATGGTGCCACGCTCTGATCTTCCCGGTGCCATCGTCCTCAACAGCATGGGCTACAACATCGCCCGCAGCGTTGGGCCGGCAATCGGTGGCGCGATTGTCGCCGCGGCCGGGGCCTTCGGGGCCTTCGCTGTCAATGCCGTAAGCTACGTTGGTCTCATTGCGGTGCTGGCCCGCTGGCGGCCTGAGACGCCTCCCAGGGTGCTGCCGCCGGAGTCGCTTGGGACCGCCATGGCGGCTGGTCTGCGCTATGTAGCCATGTCGCCGAGCATCAGCCTCGTCCTGGTCCGCGGGGCCATGTTCGGCCTGGCCGCGATCGCCGTCCAGGCCCTGATGCCGCTCATCGCGCGGGACCTGGTTCACGGTGGGCCGCTGACCTTCGGCCTTCTGCTCGGTGCCTTCGGCGCAGGAGCTGTCTGCGGTGCCCTGCTCGCCGCCCGGCTACGACGATCCTTGTCTATCGAGGCCATTGTGCGCGTGGGCTTCATCGGCTTTGCCGTTTGCGTGATCGGGGCGGGCCTGAGCTCATCAGCCGTTCTCACTATGGTTGCCATGGTCTTCGGAGGCGCGAGCTGGGTGGTGAGCCTGTCGAGCTTCAACGTGACCGTGCAGCTCTCGGCGCCGCGCTGGGTCGTTGGCCGGGCGCTCGCGCTTTACCAGATGGCCACCTTCGGCGGCATGGCCTGCGGCAGTTGGATCTGGGGAATGCTTGCTGAGCGGTATGGCGTGAGCGAGGCTCTGTGGATTGCAGGAGGCGTCCTCATTGCCGGTGCCGCTTTTGGGCTGCGTTATGCCTTGCCGGAGTTGAAATCGCTCAATCTCGACCCGCTGAGCCGATGGAAGGAGCCCGCCGTTGCGCTCGATATTCGTCCCCGAAGCGGCCCGATCGTCGTGACGATCGAGTACCTCATCCGCGAGCAGGACGTAGCCGACTTCTTGGCCGTGATGGCCCTGCGCAGGCGTGTCAGGCGCCGCGACGGCGCCCGCCACTGGACCCTGCTGCGCGATCTTGAAAACCCCAAGCTGTGGCTTGAGCGTTATCACACCCCCACCTGGCTGGAGTATGTGCGCCACAATCAGCGCAGAACCCAAGCAGACGCCGCGATCGGGGAAAGATTGCTGGCCCTGCATCAGGGCCCCGAAGTGCCACGCGTCCATCGCATGATCGAGCGCCCCACAGGTTGGCTCACCCCAGATGCAGCATCGTCGGTCCGCGACACCGCAGGACCTCTCGCGGACACTGCCGGTCCATCGTGA
- a CDS encoding DUF72 domain-containing protein yields MERYSTVLNAVEINSSFYRPHRPSTYARWAASVPEHFHFAVKIPEDYHP; encoded by the coding sequence TTGGAGCGATACAGCACCGTCCTGAACGCAGTCGAGATCAACTCCTCGTTCTACCGCCCGCACCGGCCGTCGACTTACGCGCGCTGGGCGGCCTCGGTGCCAGAGCACTTCCACTTCGCCGTGAAGATCCCCGAAGACTATCACCCATGA
- a CDS encoding LysR family transcriptional regulator substrate-binding protein yields MLLEARKISATVRQSAQAAFPKIRLGLTDSFASTFGPHIVPHLQSRAEQLTLRSSGINATIREALLGRELDLIVTTDPFDSVEGLERHELFRDPFLLVTPAEYSELSIDGLRGLAHQLPLVRYSRRSSLGVHIDVHLRRLGLEPVDRFEMDSSDTLLSMVSAGPGWALTTALCLLHARHFVGKARLDPLPGPRTSRCFYLIARKEEHGDMPRQIARICRSVLLDTVLPQIQILIPWVDKDQFTIETGADPEADA; encoded by the coding sequence ATGCTGCTCGAGGCCCGAAAGATTTCGGCGACCGTCCGCCAGAGCGCCCAAGCCGCGTTTCCCAAGATCCGTCTGGGCCTCACGGACAGCTTCGCCTCCACCTTCGGGCCCCATATTGTGCCGCATCTGCAAAGCCGCGCGGAGCAGCTCACCCTCCGCTCCTCCGGCATCAACGCCACCATCCGCGAGGCGCTGCTGGGGCGGGAACTCGATCTGATCGTAACGACCGATCCGTTCGACTCCGTGGAAGGGCTGGAACGCCACGAGCTCTTCCGTGACCCTTTCCTGCTCGTCACCCCGGCCGAATACTCCGAGCTGTCCATCGATGGGCTGCGTGGACTGGCCCACCAGTTGCCCTTGGTCAGGTACAGCCGCCGGTCGTCGCTTGGGGTACACATCGACGTCCACCTCCGCAGGCTGGGTCTCGAGCCTGTCGACCGATTCGAGATGGACTCGTCGGACACCCTGCTGAGCATGGTCTCCGCGGGCCCGGGATGGGCCCTGACCACCGCACTTTGCTTGCTTCATGCCCGCCATTTCGTCGGCAAGGCGAGATTGGATCCTTTGCCAGGCCCTCGAACATCGCGTTGTTTCTATCTAATTGCCCGGAAGGAGGAACACGGCGACATGCCACGACAGATCGCTCGGATATGCCGTTCGGTGCTCCTCGACACCGTGCTTCCCCAAATCCAGATCCTGATCCCTTGGGTGGACAAGGACCAATTCACTATCGAGACTGGGGCCGATCCGGAAGCAGACGCATGA
- a CDS encoding class I SAM-dependent methyltransferase, which produces MSSITTDMAQQYSDSQKLAARARINSKYTVAEVGWFPWVAGRLPLRSGDRILDIGCGPGWFWAAAASGLPEGLDLTLADLSPGMVEEAVGRCRALTLGAVHGQQADASALPFEDGSFDAVIAMHMLYHLADAAKGIAEMYRVLKPGGFLAVTTNGSGNMRRMYELTTVFGSLPSDPAASAFGFDTAERLMRSQFGNVTMAKHLARVRITEPEDVFLALTSYPPGDSASESQLAELRDAVARAFEQGNGVVEVEKEAGLFLSHKTVSP; this is translated from the coding sequence ATGTCGTCCATCACCACCGATATGGCCCAACAGTACAGCGACAGCCAAAAGCTCGCCGCGCGGGCGCGGATCAACTCGAAGTACACCGTCGCCGAGGTCGGCTGGTTCCCATGGGTCGCGGGCCGATTGCCTCTTCGATCAGGGGATCGCATCCTCGACATCGGCTGCGGCCCGGGCTGGTTCTGGGCCGCAGCGGCGAGCGGCTTACCGGAAGGGCTTGATCTCACCCTTGCGGACCTGTCGCCCGGCATGGTCGAGGAAGCGGTCGGGCGTTGCCGGGCCTTGACCCTTGGGGCAGTCCATGGCCAGCAGGCCGACGCGTCCGCCCTGCCCTTCGAGGACGGCTCCTTCGATGCCGTGATTGCCATGCACATGCTCTACCATCTGGCGGATGCAGCAAAGGGCATCGCGGAGATGTATCGCGTGCTGAAGCCTGGAGGCTTTCTGGCGGTCACGACCAATGGATCCGGCAACATGCGCAGGATGTACGAGCTGACGACCGTGTTCGGCAGTCTGCCGTCGGATCCGGCTGCCTCAGCCTTCGGCTTCGACACCGCCGAGCGGCTGATGCGGTCCCAATTCGGCAACGTCACGATGGCGAAGCACCTGGCAAGGGTGCGCATCACGGAGCCGGAGGATGTCTTCCTGGCGCTCACCTCCTATCCGCCTGGGGACAGCGCAAGCGAGTCGCAGCTCGCCGAGCTCCGGGACGCCGTCGCCCGTGCCTTTGAACAAGGGAACGGTGTTGTCGAGGTCGAGAAGGAGGCCGGGCTGTTCCTGAGCCACAAGACCGTCTCGCCATAG
- a CDS encoding alpha/beta hydrolase family protein yields the protein MSRGLVWTAAFLFHAIVGTAAAVPEHGVGVRSLTAAAPARGQSIGLTVWYPTDAKGSSEMVGESRIFKGTPALWNAPPADGRYPVIVMAHGGFRAAPYHEAWIAAALAARGYVIGVMRPPALGPKDARKAVPELWLRPADLSATLTAIENDPDLAPRIMTGKAAVVGFFLGGTSALVLAGARFDPDRYARSCDRPEAAVDCAWFARGGVDLMAINAATLSRSYRDERIKAVVAVDPELSTSFAPESLAGIEVPVDIINLGSPGTIPPALDASGFRTLLPTSRYDTVPDATSFSAFNPCTPDGPALLRDDGDDDAICRNGNRPREEVHHEIAARIADALHRNLSALP from the coding sequence ATGTCACGGGGCTTGGTCTGGACTGCCGCATTCCTGTTTCACGCCATCGTCGGTACCGCCGCTGCTGTACCGGAGCACGGGGTCGGAGTCCGCTCGCTGACCGCAGCCGCACCAGCTCGGGGCCAGTCGATCGGCCTGACCGTCTGGTATCCTACCGACGCGAAGGGCTCATCCGAGATGGTCGGCGAGAGCAGGATTTTCAAGGGAACGCCAGCGTTGTGGAATGCCCCTCCCGCGGACGGGCGTTATCCCGTCATTGTGATGGCGCATGGCGGCTTCAGGGCCGCACCGTACCACGAGGCCTGGATCGCAGCCGCCCTGGCCGCCCGCGGCTATGTCATCGGCGTCATGCGCCCACCCGCCCTCGGCCCGAAGGACGCCCGGAAAGCCGTCCCGGAACTCTGGCTGCGCCCTGCCGACCTCTCGGCAACCCTCACGGCTATTGAGAATGACCCAGACCTCGCCCCAAGAATCATGACCGGGAAGGCTGCTGTCGTTGGCTTCTTCCTCGGCGGCACGTCCGCCTTGGTCCTCGCCGGAGCCCGTTTCGATCCGGACCGCTATGCGCGCTCATGTGACCGGCCCGAGGCGGCCGTGGACTGTGCCTGGTTCGCCCGTGGCGGCGTCGACCTGATGGCGATTAATGCCGCGACGCTCAGCCGATCCTATCGGGACGAGCGGATCAAGGCTGTCGTTGCCGTCGATCCGGAACTGAGCACGAGCTTCGCTCCCGAGAGCCTCGCCGGGATCGAGGTTCCGGTCGACATCATCAATCTCGGGTCTCCCGGCACGATCCCCCCTGCCCTTGACGCATCGGGGTTCAGGACACTTCTCCCCACCTCCCGTTACGACACCGTTCCCGATGCCACGAGCTTCAGCGCGTTCAATCCATGCACGCCGGACGGACCTGCCCTGCTGCGGGACGACGGGGACGACGATGCGATCTGCCGTAACGGCAATCGCCCCCGCGAGGAGGTTCACCACGAGATCGCGGCGAGGATCGCGGACGCCCTTCACCGGAACCTGTCGGCGCTGCCATGA
- a CDS encoding Gfo/Idh/MocA family protein — MKKIGLAIIGLGPASQPHSKSLLDLSDRIDVHWAASRTPERVQAYQHQFPFSTTTDLDAAIQDPAVDGVLVLTPPSSHLEVSERCFAAGKHVLVEKPLDLTLDRAERLVAAAQAAGVTFGVVLQQRFRPGSLRLRQALLGGAIGTVQAGFLSVPWWRPQSYYDEPGRGTLARDGGGVLLTQAIHSLDLFRSLVGVSSVIAADVRTTDLHRMETEDYVAALLRLGNGSPGTLMATTAAYPGHPERIEVIGTKGFASLIGGTLRLSFLDGREEIVEAEGSTGSGASIMDFPHDAHRALIADFVDAIDDRRQPSVSGEEALASQRLVSAVLAGGKGVQH; from the coding sequence ATGAAGAAGATCGGTTTAGCCATCATCGGCCTTGGCCCCGCATCGCAACCACATTCGAAAAGCCTCCTCGATCTCTCGGACCGGATCGACGTTCACTGGGCAGCCAGCCGCACGCCCGAGCGCGTTCAGGCCTATCAGCACCAGTTTCCCTTTAGTACGACGACGGATCTCGATGCCGCCATCCAGGATCCGGCCGTCGACGGGGTCCTGGTCCTCACACCCCCGAGTAGCCACCTCGAGGTGTCGGAACGCTGTTTTGCGGCAGGAAAGCATGTTCTGGTGGAGAAGCCTCTGGACCTGACCCTCGATCGAGCCGAGCGTCTCGTTGCTGCGGCGCAGGCGGCGGGCGTCACGTTCGGGGTCGTCCTCCAGCAGCGGTTCAGGCCCGGCAGCCTCAGACTGCGGCAGGCGCTGCTCGGGGGAGCGATCGGCACGGTTCAAGCGGGTTTCCTGTCTGTGCCGTGGTGGCGCCCGCAGAGCTACTATGACGAGCCCGGACGTGGCACCCTGGCCCGGGATGGCGGCGGCGTTCTCCTGACCCAGGCCATCCACTCTCTCGATTTGTTCCGATCGCTGGTTGGTGTCTCCAGCGTCATCGCCGCCGATGTGCGGACGACCGATCTTCACCGCATGGAGACCGAGGACTACGTCGCGGCACTTCTGCGACTGGGCAACGGATCGCCGGGAACCCTGATGGCGACGACGGCAGCCTATCCCGGGCATCCTGAGCGCATTGAAGTCATTGGCACGAAGGGTTTTGCATCGCTCATAGGCGGGACGCTGCGCCTGTCCTTCCTGGATGGGCGGGAGGAAATCGTTGAGGCCGAAGGTTCAACGGGGAGCGGAGCAAGCATCATGGACTTTCCTCATGATGCACACCGGGCCCTCATCGCTGATTTCGTGGATGCAATTGATGACCGTCGCCAGCCTAGCGTGTCAGGCGAGGAAGCCTTGGCGAGCCAGCGCCTGGTCTCGGCAGTGCTCGCTGGCGGGAAGGGTGTACAGCATTGA
- a CDS encoding AAA family ATPase — MTQECTATNRSAYRRTVIVGNSGSGKSWLAVRLARVVNGAVIDLDAIHWEPGGYGRRRDAEAARAMVREAAAGERWVIEGVYGWLAQEALPRATALIWLDLPEAECMANLRHRGLRGGGDEASFAALIAWAGEYRTRENANSFKAHEVMFDACARNRLRLRLRSREEILGFLASVA, encoded by the coding sequence ATGACCCAGGAATGCACCGCCACCAATCGGTCGGCCTACCGGCGGACCGTGATCGTCGGGAACAGCGGGTCCGGGAAGAGCTGGCTGGCCGTCCGTCTCGCGCGGGTCGTCAATGGCGCTGTGATCGATCTCGATGCGATCCATTGGGAACCGGGCGGCTACGGCAGACGGCGGGATGCCGAAGCCGCAAGGGCCATGGTGCGGGAGGCTGCCGCCGGCGAGCGGTGGGTGATCGAAGGCGTCTACGGATGGCTTGCCCAGGAGGCCCTGCCCCGGGCCACCGCCCTGATCTGGCTCGACCTGCCGGAGGCCGAGTGCATGGCGAACCTCCGTCACCGCGGCCTGCGTGGCGGGGGTGACGAGGCCTCGTTTGCAGCGCTGATCGCCTGGGCAGGTGAATACCGCACGCGAGAGAATGCAAACTCATTCAAGGCCCATGAGGTAATGTTCGACGCCTGCGCCAGGAACAGGCTCAGGCTCAGGCTCAGATCGCGCGAGGAGATCCTGGGTTTCCTTGCCTCGGTTGCCTGA
- a CDS encoding GNAT family N-acetyltransferase has product MNSAPFPQEPAPPARLVGRGGIELVAPSPERLPDYEAALEKGWSSDTTRDVSREQLTVLRADPGSFLEGLTDQNGTVTLVDGRVVPRLPFRLFWIWDGAFCGSIMLRFQPGTEELPPYCLGHIGYSVVSWKQRRGYATAALGLLLPVAKAEGLERVLITCKGTNLASRKVIEANGGVLDRAVPMEELPGEMRLYYRVPTA; this is encoded by the coding sequence ATGAACAGCGCCCCCTTTCCCCAGGAGCCTGCACCGCCGGCTCGGCTCGTCGGCCGTGGCGGGATCGAACTGGTTGCCCCCAGCCCGGAGCGCCTCCCCGACTATGAGGCTGCTCTTGAGAAAGGGTGGTCCTCCGACACGACCCGGGACGTCAGCCGGGAACAGCTCACGGTCCTGCGGGCCGATCCAGGATCCTTCCTTGAGGGACTCACCGATCAGAACGGTACCGTGACGCTTGTCGACGGGCGTGTTGTTCCCCGCCTGCCATTCCGTCTCTTCTGGATCTGGGACGGCGCGTTCTGCGGGAGCATCATGCTGCGTTTCCAACCTGGGACAGAGGAGTTGCCGCCCTATTGTTTGGGCCATATCGGCTACTCGGTGGTGTCCTGGAAGCAGCGGCGCGGCTACGCCACGGCCGCCTTGGGACTGCTCCTTCCGGTTGCAAAGGCGGAAGGGCTCGAGAGGGTTCTGATCACCTGCAAGGGCACGAACCTTGCCTCCCGCAAGGTCATCGAAGCGAACGGTGGTGTCCTGGATCGGGCCGTGCCGATGGAAGAACTGCCTGGTGAGATGAGGCTGTATTACCGGGTGCCCACGGCTTGA